From one Octopus bimaculoides isolate UCB-OBI-ISO-001 chromosome 1, ASM119413v2, whole genome shotgun sequence genomic stretch:
- the LOC106878071 gene encoding uncharacterized protein LOC106878071 yields MNRGGVSQWSGGKEMSGFDYNSNYGNHWNSGATAWDGMGSSNLINSSSNSNNFSTSYGAGLSSNVSGYKRQWQSASPGEEKKSNKMIKLNQSYGSQGDQYGSVDAMYSNQSGQYNTNWNDSKRKSATSNWGSVAPYNNSNSNSHWQGKSPQKGMKNFGYQAGYQGNEYCWDYSAEQYVDESDFGEFATGYFDNQGTIDDYYVGDQAYQYDQKQRGGKFGGRGQRGSASNRGGRIGNQPIWGQWLTDENSLTFGSAGSSPYGRGRRGAGRGGGGVGSEINRIRDAIRTVQGYSDIDLSFLLDTSDTFRQGNQYKGKSGRGAGIDAKRGVGSRGKLQRGGLANFGDRGSLKAGLRNLQAAAKGLSQGVKGKNAKASPLQGVNLPADTSKMTISEKIKYFTLWLKRDYPKCNAIQTIENALTSCKLKLDHSYDVEELVRIGGRSMYTAKLTVEGKFMARAVAASKKELKHEVYKKAVEVLTKQSVASIVKQKDPGPEKMRAELTNSLTKNKTEPSWEKVVDICKEKGLSCAPEKTFHGNEKQVGFQQLIAQLKATNPQPDNEISAFIQAFSASHCTLEHTYTPSDSRLANGKAVFYGTVTIGNVVVGRGMGCKKKDAKHEAYKQAIEFIKKNTLEVVMKGNKKQPVEHSGFNISSTEVKSPKTTGETATFTDLSSKLEALIKLIKESAHRANTVNAVDTMAVQCCLSPTCLYRKVEGDMQKRTLACELYLDNLLIAKGEGDTRKDAQIGAYTNAWEVLSTSTPNYLISEHHNLTMKDKLDPMVIDIVVKGFGKYGESNLPRLRRLRIQSPENSKSIEDLVIMEHEDWKYDRQRHAFCILNNSSTMCGMLMEWEIEPQGDVFKCKMLIQKKLIAEASASSKNNARNTAAAIALMKLYQTQDVIRIVRRDDSSRWIPYEQIVEQGKVLENKCSGNIDLLGGLPIFENLPDNKDGKEREKNADSDGLNKFAVKYMEQLMNEYVEKDTLDDLIFGPGITSLERKVVTNIAFNLHLKMDVRQHEGKNYLCISKKLSPEEISYFLKVHNTGHGKYVLVPKVELPGSMETSFSDNSSTTKTSEISNLQGKKDFTMDVSVN; encoded by the exons ATGAATCGAGGTGGAGTCAGTCAATGGTCAGGTGGCAAAGAAATGTCAGGCTTTGATTACAATTCAAATTATGGCAATCACTGGAATTCTGGAGCAACAGCCTGGGATGGTATGGGAAGCAGCAATCttatcaacagcagcagtaacagcaacaactttTCTACTAGCTATGGAGCTGGATTATCTAGCAATGTTAGTGGTTACAAACGTCAGTGGCAGTCAGCTAGCCcaggagaagagaaaaaaagtaacaaaatgaTTAAATTGAATCAGTCATATGGTAGTCAAGGAGATCAATACGGTAGTGTCGATGCAATGTATTCCAATCAATCTGGTCAATACAATACAAACTGGAATGACTCAAAGAGGAAAAGTGCTACTTCAAATTGGGGATCAGTGGCaccatataataatagtaacagcaacagccATTGGCAGGGGAAATCTCCACAAAAGGGTATGAAAAACTTTGGATATCAAGCAGGATATCAGGGTAACGAGTATTGCTGGGATTACTCTGCTGAACAATATGTTGATGAATCAGACTTTGGTGAATTTGCCACTGGTTATTTTGATAACCAAGGAACAATTGATGATTATTATGTTGGTGATCAAGCTTATCAGTATGATCAAAAACAGCGTGGCGGTAAATTTGGTGGCCGAGGGCAACGTGGTTCTGCCTCCAACCGTGGTGGACGTATTGGAAACCAACCAATTTGGGGCCAATGGCTTACTGATGAGAACTCTTTGACATTTGGCAGTGCTGGGTCTAGTCCTTATGGAAGAGGCCGACGTGGTGcaggaagaggtggtggtggtgttggatctGAAATTAACCGCATCAGAGATGCTATCCGAACTGTTCAAGGTTACAGCGACATTGATCTAAGTTTCTTACTTGATACATCTGATACCTTCAGACAAGGGAATCAATATAAAGGGAAGTCTGGCAGAGGAGCTGGTATTGATG caAAGAGAGGTGTTGGTTCACGAGGAAAACTACAGCGTGGAGGTTTGGCAAATTTTGGTGATCGAGGTTCATTGAAAGCTGGTCTACGAAATCTCCAGGCTGCTGCAAAAGGATTATCTCAAGGAGTCAAaggaaaaaatgcaaaagcttCCCCTTTGCAAGGAGTTAATTTACCTGCCGATACGTCAAAAATGAcaatatctgaaaaaataaaatactttaccCTCTGGCTCAAGCGTGATTACCCAAAATGCAATGCTATTCAAACAATTGAAAATGCTTTGACTAGCTGCAAACTTAAATTAGATCATTCTTATGATGTTGAAGAGTTGGTGCGCATTGGTGGCCGATCTATGTACACTGCCAAACTAACAGTTGAAGGTAAATTCATGGCTAGAGCTGTAGCTGCTAGTAAAAAAGAGttaaaacatgaagtttataAAAAGGCTGTTGAGGTTCTGACAAAGCAGTCTGTTGCGTCCATTGTAAAACAGAAAGATCCAGGTCCAGAAAAAATGAGAGCAGAACTGACTAATTCTCTTACTAAGAATAAAACTGAACCTTCCTGGGAAAAAGTGGTagatatttgtaaagaaaaaggTCTGAGTTGTGCTCCAGAAAAAACATTTCATGGCAATGAAAAACAAGTGGGTTTCCAACAGTTAATTGCACAGCTCAAAGCTACCAATCCTCAACCTGACAATGAAATTTCTGCCTTCATCCAAGCCTTCTCTGCTTCACATTGCACTTTAGAACATACTTACACTCCATCAGATTCCAGATTAGCTAATGGCAAAGCTGTATTTTATGGCACAGTGACCATTGGAAATGTGGTGGTTGGACGAGGTATGGGTTGTAAGAAGAAGGATGCTAAACATGAAGCCTATAAACAAGCTATTGAATTCATAAAAAAGAATACTCTTGAAGTTGTAATGAAGGGCAATAAAAAACAGCCTGTGGAACATTCTGGTTTCAACATATCTAGTACTGAGGTGAAATCTCCAAAAACAACTGGAGAAACAGCCACTTTCACTGATTTATCATCTAAGCTGGAAgcattaattaaattaatcaaaGAGTCAGCACATAGAGCAAATACAGTTAATGCTGTTGATACAATGGCTGTCCAGTGTTGTTTGTCACCAACTTGCCTTTATCGTAAAGTTGAAGGTGACATGCAGAAACGGACGCTAGCTTGTGAACTCTATTTGGACAATCTTCTAATAGCAAAGGGTGAAGGTGACACCAGAAAGGATGCCCAAATTGGTGCCTATACAAATGCATGGGAGGTTCTTAGTACCAGTACACCCAACTATCTGATCAGTGAGCATCATAATCTCACCATGAAAGATAAACTTGATCCAATGGTAATTGACATAGTTGTGAAGGGATTTGGAAAATATGGTGAATCTAATTTGCCAAGACTTCGCAGGCTCAGAATTCAAAGTCCAGAAAATTCCAAATCTATTGAGGATTTAGTAATTATGGAACATGAAGACTGGAAATATGATCGGCAGCGACATGCTTTCTGTATTCTCAACAATAGTTCTACAATGTGTGGCATGTTAATGGAATGGGAAATAGAACCACAAGGAGATGTTTTCAA ATGTAAGATGCTTATCCAGAAGAAACTAATAGCTGAGGCCTCAGCATCTTCAAAGAACAATGCTCGTAACACTGCTGCTGCAATTGCTTTGATGAAACTCTATCAAACTCAAGATGTTATCAGA attGTGAGGAGAGATGACTCAAGTCGCTGGATTCCCTATGAACAGATTGTTGAACAAGGAAAAGTGTTGGAAAACAAATGTTCTGGAAATATTGACCTTCTTGGAGGGTTGCCTATTTTTGAAAATCTGCCTGATAACAAAGATGGGAAAGAACGTGAGAAAAATGCTGATAGTGATGGTTTGAACAAATTTGCTGTCAAATACATGGAACAGTTAATGAATGAGTATGTGGAAAAGGACACTCTGGATGATCTCATTTTTGGTCCTGGCATCACCTCACTTGAAAGGAAAGTAGTCACAAATATTGCTTTCAACTTACATCTGAAAATGGATGTCAGGCAACATGAAGGCAAGAATTACCTGTGCATCTCTAAAAAACTTTCTCCAGAAGAAATAAGTTATTTCCTCAAAGTGCACAACACTGGGCATGGCAAATATGTTTTGGTGCCCAAAGTGGAATTACCTGGTTCAATGGAGACATCTTTCAGCGACAATTCCTCCACAACCAAAACCTCAGAAATATCTAATTTGCAAGGAAAGAAAGATTTTACTATGGATGTCAGTGTGAATTAG